A genomic segment from Desulfonatronum lacustre DSM 10312 encodes:
- a CDS encoding GNAT family N-acetyltransferase, giving the protein MTTIPTLTAIWHNAIADIDPDAWNRLCSGRDVPFLRWEWLHLLEASGSVGSESGWQPCHLTIHDQGRMVGAAPLYLKTHSDGEFVFDHAWAHLAASMRVRYYPKLVGMSPFSPVTAYRFLMAGNVNQAKLSAAMILEIENFCRRRGVSGCGFHFVTTNWGRIPESLGYKVWVHQGFVWLNPGFTSFDEYLNGLKANQRRNVRRERDRLVRRKITTQCLFGREIPESYFALMYELYARHNDRFGQWSCKFLTPAFFQGLRKTFRDNLLIIAAFEPDEPTPMAMSLLITDGDRLYGRYWGTWRDEEFLHFELCYYKPMEWMIRKGIRLFDPGMGGVHKALRGFVSAPNYSLHKFFDPRLHGVMESTISEYNQMEMRDIAALNSILPYKRRG; this is encoded by the coding sequence ATGACCACCATCCCCACCCTGACCGCGATTTGGCATAACGCCATTGCCGACATTGATCCCGATGCCTGGAACAGGCTGTGTTCCGGTCGGGATGTTCCTTTTTTGCGCTGGGAGTGGCTGCATTTATTGGAAGCGTCCGGTAGCGTCGGCTCTGAAAGCGGCTGGCAGCCGTGTCACCTGACGATTCACGATCAGGGGCGGATGGTCGGGGCCGCGCCGCTGTATTTGAAAACGCACAGCGACGGGGAGTTCGTCTTTGATCATGCCTGGGCCCATCTGGCCGCGAGCATGCGGGTGCGCTACTACCCCAAACTGGTAGGCATGAGTCCGTTCAGTCCGGTCACGGCTTATCGCTTTCTGATGGCCGGGAACGTGAATCAGGCCAAGTTGAGCGCGGCCATGATTCTGGAAATCGAGAACTTTTGTCGGCGACGCGGGGTGTCCGGGTGCGGGTTTCACTTCGTGACCACCAACTGGGGGCGAATTCCGGAAAGCCTGGGTTACAAGGTCTGGGTGCATCAGGGGTTCGTCTGGCTGAATCCCGGCTTCACTTCCTTTGACGAGTATCTGAACGGGCTGAAGGCCAATCAGCGCCGCAACGTACGTCGGGAGCGCGACCGTCTGGTCCGGCGCAAAATCACCACTCAATGCCTGTTCGGTCGGGAGATTCCGGAGTCCTATTTCGCCCTGATGTACGAACTGTATGCCCGGCACAACGATCGGTTCGGGCAGTGGAGCTGCAAGTTTCTGACCCCGGCCTTTTTTCAGGGACTCCGGAAAACCTTTCGTGACAACCTGTTGATCATCGCGGCCTTCGAACCGGATGAACCTACTCCCATGGCCATGTCGCTGCTCATCACGGACGGGGACCGGCTCTACGGGAGATACTGGGGCACGTGGCGGGACGAAGAGTTCCTGCATTTCGAACTGTGCTACTACAAGCCCATGGAATGGATGATTAGGAAAGGAATCCGGCTCTTTGACCCGGGCATGGGCGGCGTGCACAAGGCGCTGCGCGGATTCGTCTCCGCGCCCAATTACAGCTTGCATAAATTTTTCGATCCCCGGCTGCACGGAGTGATGGAATCCACCATTTCGGAATACAACCAGATGGAAATGCGGGACATCGCCGCCCTGAACAGCATCCTGCCCTACAAGCGACGAGGGTGA
- a CDS encoding ribonuclease J — translation MVGQETSVTLTPLGGLGEIGMNCMLLESADGMIIIDCGLMFPSDFHYGVDVLIPRFETILARKDKLRGIVLTHGHEDHIGALPWLLPYVDAPLFSSEFTLALLENKLREHNLNKYVDFRRVNSNDSVELGPFTVHFFQVCHSIINGYGLGIETPVGRIVHSGDFKIDPTPMDDQFTDLEAFAKFSEPGVHLLLSDSTNIEREGATLTELEIKGALERVFRQTEGRIIITLFSSHIQRMQEVFDLAALTGRKVAVSGRSLVNNIALAKDLGYLRLAPDALCSLDDIEDLRDDQLVLLVTGSQGEPLSVLSRIAQGEHRQISIRRGDLVLMSSRIIPGNTKAISRLINNLYRLGAEVLYEKVQGIHASGHAHRDELVTMLNTVKPKFFVPVHGEYRHLVKHCQLARECGVAPERAIVLDNGQPLTFFERGIRFDDRIRVDSTLVDGKGVGDVGASVLKERKLLAEEGLVVVHVVIDQETGHILVGPELISKGFVFEQQFEHVLDDSKCLILDVFESNPKASPKKNAERIRVVLRNFFRKVLHRDPVVLPVVVGV, via the coding sequence ATGGTTGGACAAGAAACGTCCGTGACCCTGACCCCTCTGGGAGGGTTGGGCGAGATCGGGATGAACTGCATGCTGCTGGAGTCCGCCGACGGCATGATCATTATCGATTGCGGACTGATGTTTCCCAGTGACTTTCATTACGGCGTGGACGTTCTGATCCCGCGCTTCGAAACCATCCTGGCCCGGAAGGACAAGCTCCGGGGCATCGTCCTGACCCACGGCCACGAGGACCATATCGGAGCCTTGCCTTGGCTGCTGCCCTACGTGGACGCCCCGCTGTTCAGTTCCGAGTTTACTCTGGCCCTGCTGGAGAACAAGCTGCGTGAGCACAACCTGAACAAATACGTGGATTTTCGCCGGGTGAACAGCAACGACTCCGTGGAGTTGGGGCCATTTACCGTGCATTTTTTCCAGGTCTGTCACTCCATCATCAACGGTTACGGCCTGGGCATCGAAACCCCGGTGGGCCGGATCGTGCACAGCGGCGACTTCAAGATCGACCCCACGCCCATGGACGACCAGTTTACCGACCTGGAAGCCTTTGCCAAATTTTCCGAACCCGGCGTGCATCTGCTGCTTTCCGACTCCACCAATATTGAACGGGAAGGGGCGACCTTGACCGAGCTGGAGATCAAGGGTGCACTGGAGCGGGTCTTCCGACAAACCGAAGGCCGGATCATCATCACCTTGTTTTCCAGCCATATCCAGCGGATGCAGGAAGTCTTCGACCTGGCGGCCTTGACTGGAAGAAAGGTCGCCGTCAGCGGACGCAGCCTGGTGAACAACATCGCCCTGGCTAAGGACCTCGGGTATCTGCGCTTGGCCCCGGACGCTCTCTGTTCTCTGGACGACATCGAGGACCTGCGCGACGATCAACTGGTTCTACTGGTCACCGGCTCCCAGGGCGAACCCCTGTCCGTGCTCAGTCGGATCGCCCAGGGAGAACACCGCCAGATCAGCATCCGTCGGGGAGACCTGGTCCTGATGTCCTCACGGATCATTCCGGGCAACACCAAGGCCATTTCGCGGCTGATCAACAACTTGTACCGCCTGGGCGCGGAAGTGCTGTACGAAAAGGTCCAGGGCATCCACGCCTCGGGCCATGCCCACCGGGACGAATTGGTCACCATGCTGAACACGGTCAAGCCCAAATTTTTCGTGCCCGTTCACGGGGAATACCGGCACTTGGTCAAACACTGTCAACTGGCCCGGGAGTGCGGAGTGGCCCCGGAGCGGGCCATCGTCCTGGACAACGGACAACCATTGACGTTTTTCGAGCGCGGGATCCGCTTCGACGATCGCATCCGGGTGGATTCGACCCTGGTGGACGGCAAAGGCGTCGGCGACGTGGGCGCCAGCGTGCTCAAGGAGCGCAAACTGCTGGCCGAGGAAGGCCTGGTGGTGGTGCACGTGGTCATCGACCAGGAGACGGGACACATTCTGGTCGGCCCGGAATTGATCTCCAAGGGGTTTGTCTTTGAACAGCAGTTCGAGCACGTCCTGGATGATTCCAAGTGCCTGATCCTGGACGTGTTCGAGTCCAATCCCAAGGCCTCACCCAAAAAAAACGCGGAACGCATCCGCGTGGTCCTGCGCAACTTTTTCCGCAAGGTCCTTCACCGCGATCCCGTGGTTTTGCCCGTGGTGGTCGGGGTGTGA
- a CDS encoding flagellar hook-length control protein FliK, producing the protein MQIFPSFSAQSGSSANTGFALDAPLFNLGNKNFEDVFGAFLRDTRDDAPFHPSPETTRSEHVRSDDRRNHPEPPKSVHQDLPRSRELDVPVNREDFAELRPKLEELGVDEETLDRLEDLFDSNETVTWRQVLDVLREPLKELANIKLTPEQEKDLISLLEKIGFSPDDALALAGDILDNKLDAVFKRIEELLSNLTGEEKFSFTSAEILALLQALGLMGGDKASGTTDPALGKFFGLSGESFGNVDPKSVQAMQAIAEAMRKAGIEMTAELRSVVHKALRENADLLQRVSDAAAKGELKLNSETLAAFQNALKQNAGGSSPNLDQILQQATEKELSPEELKKILGMIKEAAAGSDQDRNRLLAEIQRIMAASENRDLRMQAADNGPNAHRMSMTEAVNALKTVSSGGDGKNSGMMDRNGQGTPWQNPNAQNAANQSAQGWESFWNKVSVQGSGEASGGLLKDAGTDPRSILGQTTAATNTEAAARKVLANAPAPHRAVLNQVHSGLLQNMGQGRQQLTLQLHPADLGSLTVNLRVVGKEVQAVLRAENQEARQIIAENMPLLRQSLESQGLRVTRLEVSTQLQDQNQFTQLWQGSDGQKFQEQGANTQWAALGRGLQKNDAGGQDASEQASILLNSPREGGINLIA; encoded by the coding sequence ATGCAGATTTTTCCCTCTTTTTCAGCCCAATCCGGTTCCTCGGCCAACACGGGGTTCGCCCTGGACGCTCCGCTGTTCAACCTCGGAAACAAAAATTTCGAAGATGTGTTCGGGGCATTCCTGCGCGACACTCGGGACGATGCACCATTCCATCCTTCGCCGGAGACGACGCGTTCGGAACACGTTCGAAGCGACGACCGGCGAAACCATCCGGAACCGCCCAAGTCCGTTCACCAGGATCTTCCACGTTCCCGAGAATTAGACGTGCCCGTAAACAGGGAAGATTTTGCCGAGTTGCGCCCGAAGCTGGAAGAGCTGGGCGTGGACGAGGAAACTCTGGATCGTCTTGAGGATCTCTTTGATTCCAACGAGACCGTCACGTGGCGGCAAGTCCTGGACGTCTTGCGCGAGCCGCTGAAGGAACTGGCCAATATCAAGCTCACTCCGGAGCAGGAAAAGGACCTGATCAGCCTGCTGGAAAAGATCGGCTTCTCTCCGGACGACGCCCTGGCCCTGGCTGGTGACATCCTGGACAATAAACTGGACGCGGTCTTCAAGCGCATCGAGGAATTGCTTTCCAACCTGACCGGCGAGGAGAAATTTTCCTTTACCTCGGCGGAAATCCTGGCTTTGCTGCAAGCCCTGGGCCTGATGGGCGGCGACAAGGCTTCCGGGACGACGGACCCCGCTCTGGGGAAGTTTTTCGGATTGAGCGGCGAAAGTTTCGGGAATGTGGACCCGAAATCCGTGCAGGCCATGCAAGCCATTGCCGAGGCCATGAGAAAGGCTGGAATCGAAATGACGGCTGAACTACGTTCCGTGGTCCACAAGGCGCTCCGGGAAAACGCCGATCTGCTGCAAAGAGTCTCTGACGCCGCGGCCAAGGGCGAGCTGAAGCTGAATTCGGAGACCCTGGCCGCGTTTCAGAACGCTCTCAAACAGAACGCAGGCGGATCATCTCCGAACCTCGACCAAATCCTGCAGCAGGCCACGGAAAAGGAACTGTCTCCTGAGGAGCTGAAAAAAATCCTGGGCATGATCAAGGAGGCCGCAGCTGGCTCGGATCAGGACAGAAACCGATTACTGGCGGAAATCCAAAGGATTATGGCAGCTTCTGAAAACCGTGATCTCCGGATGCAGGCCGCGGACAACGGCCCCAACGCCCACCGGATGTCCATGACCGAGGCCGTGAACGCGCTTAAAACAGTATCCTCGGGAGGCGACGGCAAAAATTCCGGCATGATGGACCGCAACGGCCAGGGAACGCCCTGGCAAAACCCCAATGCCCAGAATGCCGCGAACCAGTCCGCCCAGGGCTGGGAATCCTTCTGGAACAAGGTCAGCGTCCAGGGCAGCGGCGAGGCATCCGGGGGCCTGCTCAAGGATGCCGGCACGGACCCACGATCCATCCTGGGCCAGACCACCGCGGCCACCAATACCGAAGCCGCGGCCCGCAAGGTCCTGGCCAATGCCCCGGCTCCGCACCGGGCCGTCCTGAATCAGGTCCATTCCGGCCTGCTCCAGAACATGGGCCAGGGCCGCCAGCAATTGACCTTGCAGCTGCATCCCGCGGATCTGGGCAGCCTGACCGTGAACCTCAGAGTGGTAGGCAAAGAAGTCCAGGCTGTGCTGCGCGCGGAAAACCAGGAAGCCCGCCAGATCATCGCCGAAAACATGCCTTTGCTCCGCCAGTCCCTGGAGTCCCAGGGCCTGCGGGTCACGCGCCTGGAAGTTTCGACCCAGTTGCAGGACCAGAACCAGTTCACCCAGCTCTGGCAGGGCTCGGACGGACAAAAGTTCCAGGAACAGGGTGCCAATACCCAGTGGGCCGCCCTGGGGCGAGGCTTGCAAAAAAATGATGCCGGAGGCCAGGACGCTTCGGAACAGGCATCGATTTTGCTTAATTCACCCCGAGAAGGCGGCATCAACCTGATCGCCTAG
- a CDS encoding DUF4911 domain-containing protein — protein sequence MYLQLAPDGISLLKFLLEAEDNLAYLSTVSPHTAVVKLVFAPGREREIWKFLETAHHQLTFREVVTFPGGWKSEEKRKESRKDTEERDAK from the coding sequence ATGTACCTGCAACTCGCCCCGGACGGCATCTCTCTGCTGAAGTTTCTTCTGGAGGCCGAGGACAATCTGGCCTATTTGAGCACGGTGAGCCCGCACACGGCGGTGGTCAAGCTGGTTTTCGCCCCGGGCCGGGAGCGGGAAATTTGGAAGTTTCTGGAGACGGCGCACCATCAATTGACGTTTCGTGAGGTGGTTACGTTCCCGGGTGGGTGGAAGAGCGAGGAAAAACGGAAGGAATCAAGAAAGGATACGGAGGAACGGGATGCAAAATGA
- a CDS encoding AzlC family ABC transporter permease gives MSTPSISSSQPITFTLSGVRRGFQSCLPLGLSVFAYGLVFGILAVQAGMSAAQAGAMSLTTFAGASQLMVLEFWGPVLPFLGIVLTTFIVNLRHVLMGAALRDWLVGLPPWKAYGSLFFMTDESWALSMREMGSGGRDAAFLLGAGLCIYLFWFSATILGASSVFFLGTAMSDPARWGLDFAFTAVFISLLIFFWKGRHDLPVWLVAAAAAWIGWALLPGKWYILCGGLAGGLYGAWRHGR, from the coding sequence ATGTCCACACCCTCAATTTCCTCGTCACAGCCGATAACGTTCACGCTTTCCGGCGTCCGGCGCGGCTTCCAAAGCTGCCTGCCCCTGGGATTGAGCGTGTTCGCCTACGGCTTGGTCTTCGGCATCCTGGCCGTGCAGGCCGGGATGAGCGCGGCGCAGGCCGGGGCCATGAGCCTGACCACCTTTGCCGGGGCGTCCCAGCTTATGGTGCTGGAGTTCTGGGGACCGGTCCTGCCCTTTTTGGGCATCGTGCTGACAACATTCATCGTCAATCTACGCCACGTACTCATGGGCGCGGCCCTCAGGGATTGGCTGGTCGGCCTTCCCCCTTGGAAAGCCTATGGTTCGTTGTTCTTCATGACCGACGAGTCCTGGGCCCTGTCCATGCGCGAAATGGGTTCAGGCGGACGGGACGCCGCGTTTCTGCTGGGCGCGGGGCTGTGCATTTACCTGTTCTGGTTTTCGGCCACGATTCTTGGTGCATCCAGCGTTTTTTTTCTCGGTACGGCCATGAGCGACCCGGCCCGCTGGGGCCTGGACTTCGCGTTCACCGCCGTGTTCATCAGCCTGTTGATTTTTTTCTGGAAAGGCCGACACGACCTGCCGGTCTGGCTGGTAGCCGCCGCTGCGGCCTGGATCGGATGGGCGCTGCTGCCCGGTAAATGGTACATACTTTGCGGCGGTCTGGCCGGGGGGCTGTACGGGGCATGGCGACATGGACGCTGA
- a CDS encoding TatD family hydrolase: protein MSSKKNIPLPETFGLPPGGVETHAHLDFPDFAEDLDDVLDRARAAGVAWFGNVFLSPEAYRAHQPRLSTIAGMFFTLGIHPHEASTVTPDVLADMAALFAQNQDQDEDKGLRALGEIGLDFYWDRSPRDVQIRAFQEQLALARELDLPVIVHSREAEPETLTILRDLGFRDRPLLWHCFGQGRELAEQILADGWHISIPGPVTFPKSTALREAIPHIPLSRMVLETDCPFLTPHPFRGKRNEPAYLCYTAQAVADLRGQPIQDIWTACGDTARAFFNLDE from the coding sequence ATGTCGTCAAAAAAAAACATCCCCTTGCCGGAGACGTTCGGCCTGCCCCCCGGGGGCGTGGAAACTCATGCTCACCTGGATTTTCCGGACTTCGCCGAGGACCTGGATGACGTCCTGGATCGGGCCAGGGCGGCCGGAGTGGCCTGGTTCGGCAACGTCTTTCTGTCGCCCGAGGCGTACCGGGCCCACCAGCCGCGATTGTCCACCATTGCCGGGATGTTCTTCACCCTGGGCATCCACCCGCACGAGGCGTCCACCGTCACGCCGGACGTCCTGGCGGACATGGCCGCGCTGTTCGCCCAAAATCAGGACCAGGATGAGGACAAGGGGCTGCGCGCCCTGGGCGAAATCGGGCTGGACTTCTACTGGGACCGCAGTCCCAGGGACGTCCAGATTCGGGCTTTCCAGGAGCAATTGGCCCTGGCCAGGGAGTTGGATCTGCCCGTGATCGTCCACAGCCGAGAAGCCGAGCCGGAAACCCTGACCATCTTGCGGGACCTGGGGTTCAGGGATCGCCCGCTGCTCTGGCACTGTTTCGGCCAGGGCCGGGAGTTGGCGGAACAGATTTTGGCCGACGGCTGGCATATCTCCATCCCCGGCCCGGTCACCTTTCCCAAAAGCACGGCCCTGCGAGAGGCAATCCCCCACATTCCCTTGTCCCGGATGGTTCTGGAAACGGACTGCCCGTTCCTGACCCCGCATCCCTTTCGAGGCAAGCGCAACGAACCGGCCTATCTCTGCTATACGGCCCAAGCCGTCGCCGACCTGCGCGGCCAGCCGATTCAGGATATCTGGACGGCCTGCGGGGACACGGCCCGAGCGTTTTTCAATTTGGACGAATGA
- a CDS encoding AzlD family protein: MDADLALAALTGVSSPSFLGVSVGGAGGEAWGVFWVLLGMAAATYLTRAAGLFLISRVSPTPRVEAFLRHVPASILVAIVVPNLVQGGPAERAAAGITALVAILTRNLIAALFAGVLAVVALRGVI; encoded by the coding sequence ATGGACGCTGATCTCGCCCTTGCGGCCCTGACCGGCGTTTCGAGCCCGAGTTTTTTAGGGGTGTCCGTGGGAGGAGCCGGGGGAGAAGCCTGGGGCGTGTTCTGGGTTTTGCTGGGCATGGCCGCGGCGACCTATCTCACCCGGGCCGCTGGTTTGTTTCTGATCAGCCGGGTTTCGCCCACGCCGCGAGTGGAGGCCTTTCTCCGGCATGTCCCGGCCTCGATCCTGGTGGCCATCGTCGTGCCCAACCTTGTTCAAGGCGGGCCGGCGGAACGGGCCGCCGCCGGAATCACGGCCCTGGTCGCCATCCTGACCCGCAACCTGATCGCCGCCCTGTTCGCCGGCGTCCTGGCCGTGGTCGCGTTGCGGGGAGTGATATAG
- a CDS encoding lysophospholipid acyltransferase family protein: MLSIIPFYLFFVPLTIFFAIVVIIASFFDRSGNLSNRISIFWGGLVCRLAGVTVHVDRGDFDPDGKYILMVNHQSWFDIPVLLAALKGHQFRFVAKKSLFRIPFFGQAMSRIGYIGIDRENPRRGIKSIQEAIAKSDHASILIFPEGSRFEKLGSFKIGPMILAIKSGRPVVPVLISGTYAVLPKDSWRIRPGSVAVRFFPAHAIQDAYTLKERERLKEDIWKIMHAHSKETDEWLDKKRP; the protein is encoded by the coding sequence ATGTTGTCCATTATTCCTTTCTATCTTTTCTTTGTTCCGCTGACCATTTTCTTCGCGATCGTCGTCATAATCGCTTCTTTTTTCGACCGTAGCGGAAATCTTTCGAACCGGATCAGTATCTTCTGGGGCGGGCTGGTTTGCCGGTTGGCCGGGGTCACGGTGCATGTGGACCGCGGAGATTTCGATCCGGATGGAAAGTATATCCTGATGGTCAATCACCAGAGCTGGTTCGATATTCCGGTGTTGCTGGCGGCCTTAAAAGGGCATCAGTTCCGGTTCGTGGCCAAGAAAAGCCTGTTTCGCATCCCCTTTTTCGGTCAGGCCATGTCCCGAATCGGGTACATCGGCATTGACCGGGAAAATCCTCGCCGCGGGATCAAGAGCATTCAGGAAGCCATCGCCAAGTCCGACCACGCCTCCATTCTTATTTTTCCCGAAGGCTCCCGCTTCGAAAAGCTTGGGAGCTTCAAAATCGGGCCGATGATCCTGGCCATCAAAAGCGGACGTCCCGTGGTGCCGGTATTGATCTCCGGAACCTACGCCGTGCTCCCGAAAGATTCCTGGCGCATCCGACCGGGTTCCGTCGCGGTGCGGTTCTTTCCCGCCCACGCGATCCAAGACGCCTACACGCTCAAGGAGCGTGAACGACTCAAAGAGGATATATGGAAAATCATGCACGCGCACTCCAAGGAGACTGACGAATGGTTGGACAAGAAACGTCCGTGA